One part of the Aspergillus luchuensis IFO 4308 DNA, chromosome 5, nearly complete sequence genome encodes these proteins:
- a CDS encoding alkene reductase (COG:C;~EggNog:ENOG410PGTG;~InterPro:IPR001155,IPR013785;~PFAM:PF00724;~go_function: GO:0003824 - catalytic activity [Evidence IEA];~go_function: GO:0010181 - FMN binding [Evidence IEA];~go_function: GO:0016491 - oxidoreductase activity [Evidence IEA];~go_process: GO:0055114 - oxidation-reduction process [Evidence IEA]), whose protein sequence is MPSKLFQPLQVGTINLDHRVIMAPLTRFRADSQHVPLPMATTYYEQRASVPGTMIIAEATMISPSAGGLPHAPGIWSEEQIKGWKKITDAVHKKRSFIFCQLIAVGRAADPAQLQADGGYVLHAPSPIPIEPGMPVPKELEEYEVQQIIGDFATAAKNAIRAGFDGVEIHGANGYLVDQFLQDVSNKRNDQWGGSIPNRARFGLEVAQAVADAIGAERVGFRVSPWNTWQSMKMVDPVPQFAYFVERLQQLELAYLHVIESRVINNIDCEKEGSIKFLLDIWGNSAPVIVAGGYKPENVETAMEEEYKDHQIAIAFGRHFIANPDLPFRIRQNIPLNPYHRESFYTPMQEDGYTNYPFSAEFMENRIQC, encoded by the coding sequence ATGCCCTCCAAACTTTTCCAGCCCCTTCAGGTCGGCACGATCAATCTCGACCATCGAGTCATAATGGCACCACTCACCCGTTTTCGCGCGGATTCGCAACATGTCCCCCTTCCTATGGCCACAACCTATTATGAGCAACGTGCTTCAGTCCCAGGCACCATGATCATAGCCGAAGCAACAATGATCTCACCATCAGCCGGCGGACTTCCTCATGCACCCGGGATATGGAGCGAAGAACAAATTAAGGGCTGGAAGAAGATTACCGACGCAGTACATAAAAAACGAAGCTTCATTTTCTGTCAGCTAATTGCTGTCGGCAGAGCCGCTGACCCGGCACAATTGCAAGCAGACGGTGGCTATGTTCTGCATGCTCCTAGTCCTATTCCCATTGAGCCCGGCATGCCCGTTCCCAAAGAGCTGGAGGAATATGAGGTGCAACAGATTATTGGTGACTTTGCAACAGCCGCGAAAAATGCTATTCGTGCTGGTTTTGACGGCGTTGAGATCCACGGGGCTAATGGATATTTGGTCGACCAGTTTCTTCAAGACGTTTCGAATAAGAGAAACGACCAGTGGGGTGGTAGTATCCCCAATAGAGCGCGATTCGGCTTGGAGGTGGCCCAAGCAGTAGCCGATGCTATCGGCGCTGAGCGTGTTGGCTTTCGCGTTAGTCCTTGGAACACATGGCAGAGCATGAAGATGGTCGACCCGGTGCCTCAATTCGCCTACTTTGTGGAGCGCCTGCAACAGCTCGAACTGGCTTATCTCCATGTCATTGAGTCTCGTGTCATCAATAACATAGACTGTGAGAAGGAGGGCAGTATCAAGTTTCTACTCGATATTTGGGGAAATTCGGCGCCTGTCATTGTTGCCGGTGGATATAAACCAGAGAACGTTGAAACtgccatggaagaagaatacaAGGATCACCAGATCGCAATCGCCTTTGGGCGGCACTTTATCGCCAATCCCGACTTGCCTTTTCGCATTCGTCAAAATATCCCTCTAAATCCCTACCATCGAGAGAGTTTCTATACGCCCATGCAAGAGGACGGCTACACGAACTACCCTTTCAGTGCAGAATTTATGGAGAACAGAATACAATGCTGA
- a CDS encoding C2H2-type zinc finger protein (COG:S;~EggNog:ENOG410Q23W;~InterPro:IPR036236,IPR013087,IPR007219;~PFAM:PF00096,PF04082;~go_function: GO:0003677 - DNA binding [Evidence IEA];~go_function: GO:0008270 - zinc ion binding [Evidence IEA];~go_process: GO:0006351 - transcription, DNA-templated [Evidence IEA]) produces MDDVREVDDIPVSPTRRRKARVCPHCKRSFRRHEHLQRHLRIHTNEKPYKCDCGATFSRRDLLKRHQSIGHAPNTPSSQHLSSLPALDDSNNVQSSTVGVCMGMVPPITEPTESLNTSAGTSGRNGQSQEERLEGDLLFHTQDLSVFQDLDIFNNNLGLNDDWYLPSEPSIQIYTGDLGFNNMPTASSIINLPNGDPSGVEQTLSKLPTDREAVAEFGVLTFPILVVTNQQRERLSRALRVCYSVDAANLLPSCHSLSRFINGFFDGFYPHLPMVHIPTFRIDECEPEMLLAMCALGAESRHENRKAAFLFHAAKEILHERASRKEWKDTEGPFDASGGSASLPSQQTSTPTDDSLRYRSTMREARCAFLLIAFATWQREESIHREAFNIQSLLARCVRECQLKETEQSLFADAGGWHLWIQQETDRRVKLLSFAFLNLQSIAFGTPPAILADEINVRLPCSSLEWIAPNEQKWRLARRHGHREQLSFQDALCHVIKNTPETNSTDTLPIPSPLSNYIILHAIIQRILLAYHTLGPYNDANNIILNGQKNVMRNSLHAWTSLWQRAPESSLDPRNPNGPVTYTSAALLGVAYIRLGLDLGSYRILQSHDATDIAQRLLLIPRLPPGPHLLPAILHATHALSIPVKLGVNFVARSHAFVWSVQHSLCGLEFAIFLSKWLFCIADSQTRRPLNAHEARLVNWISDIVEEGRTSADDDLWSSPSNLSDCSYLGIAVVKLWARLIRGNGQWSLFEVVSDGLDLYANTCEQSFLRFETTAPERI; encoded by the exons ATGGATGATGTCAGAGAAGTAGATGATATCCCAGTCTCCCCAACGCGCAGAAGAAAAGCCCGGGTATGTCCTCACTGCAAGCGATCCTTTCGTCGCCACGAGCATCTCCAACGACATCTCCGAATTC ACACTAACGAGAAACCGTACAAATGCGATTGTGGAGCCACCTTTAGCCGACGTGATCTTCTGAAGCGTCATCAAAGTATTGGCCATGCTCCGAACACCCCATCATCGCAGCATCTCTCGTCCTTACCTGCGCTTGACGATTCAAATAATGTTCAATCCAGTACAGTTGGGGTCTGTATGGGTATGGTACCTCCAATAACGGAACCGACGGAGTCTCTCAATACATCAGCTGGTACAAGCGGTCGGAATGGccaaagccaagaagaacGGCTCGAAG GCGACCTACTGTTTCATACCCAGGATCTTTCTGTTTTCCAAGACCTAGACATATTTAATAACAACCTGGGACTCAACGACGACTGGTATCTCCCATCTGAGCCCAGCATCCAAATATATACTGGAGACCTTGGGTTCAATAATATGCCGacagcatcatccatcatcaacctACCTAACGGTGATCCTTCAGGCGTAGAGCAAACTTTAAGCAAGCTTCCCACTGACAGAGAAGCCGTCG CGGAGTTCGGAGTCCTTACTTTCCCAATACTCGTGGTTACGAATCAACAGAGAGAACGCCTCTCTCGAGCATTGAGGGTGTGTTATTCGGTTGACGCAGCTAATCTTCTACCATCATGTCACTCGCTATCACGGTTCATCAATGGGTTCTTTGATGGTTTTTATCCTCACCTACCGATGGTGCACATTCCAACATTCAGGATAGACGAATGTGAGCCGGAGATGTTACTAGCTATGTGTGCTCTGGGCGCTGAATCTCGGCATGAGAATCGCAAAGCAGCATTCTTATTCCATGCGGCTAAGGAAATACTGCACGAAAGAGCGAGcaggaaagaatggaaagataCGGAAGGTCCTTTCGATGCCTCGGGAGGAAGCGCATCCTTACCAAGCCAGCAAACCTCCACTCCTACCGACGACTCACTGCGGTATCGTAGCACAATGCGTGAAGCCCGGTGTGCCTTTCTACTTATTGCGTTCGCTACCTGGCAACGCGAGGAAAGCATACATCGTGAGGCTTTCAATATCCAGAGCCTCTTGGCCAGATGCGTTCGAGAGTGTCAATTAAAAGAGACTGAACAGTCTTTATTTGCCGATGCCGGCGGCTGGCATCTGTGGATCCAGCAAGAAACCGACAGGAGGGTAAAATTACTTTCTTTCGCTTTTCTAAACCTGCAGTCCATTGCATTTGGCACTCCACCAGCCATCCTGGCCGATGAAATTAATGTTCGTCTCCCATGTAGCAGCCTAGAGTGGATTGCTCCGAACGAACAAAAATGGAGGCTTGCTCGAAGGCATGGCCATCGGGAGCAGTTGTCGTTCCAAGATGCTCTATGTCACGTTATAAAGAACACACCAGAGACCAATTCGACAGATACACTGCCGATACCTTCTCCGTTGTCAAACTACATCATCTTACACGCCATTATACAGCGGATCTTACTCGCATATCATACACTTGGTCCATATAACGATGCGAATAATATCATACTCAATGGGCAAAAGAACGTCATGCG TAATTCTCTTCATGCATGGACATCTCTATGGCAACGAGCACCTGAATCGAGCTTGGACCCCCGAAATCCGAATGGCCCTGTGACATACACTTCAGCTGCTCTGCTGGGTGTTGCGTATATTCGACTTGGCCTAGATCTGGGCTCATATAGAATTCTCCAGTCCCACGACGCTACAGACATAGCACAGCGACTGCTACTAATACCCCGTTTGCCACCCGgcccccatcttctcccagcAATTTTACATGCGACGCATGCCCTCAGCATCCCTGTCAAATTAGGGGTAAACTTTGTCGCTCGAAGCCATGCGTTCGTCTGGAGCGTACAACACTCACTTTGTGGACTAGAATTTGCGATATTTCTCAGTAAATGGCTCTTTTGTATCGCCGACAGCCAGACCAGAAGACCACTAAATG CACATGAAGCGCGTCTCGTGAATTGGATCAGCGATATTGTCGAAGAAGGACGAACATCAGCAGACGATGATTTGTGGTCCAGCCCTTCAAATCTCTCAGATTGTTCTTACCTAGGAATTGCCGTTGTAAAGTTATGGGCCCGACTGATCAGGGGAAACGGACAATGGTCATTATTTGAGGTTGTTAGTGATGGACTGGACCTCTATGCCAACACTTGTGAGCAGAGCTTTCTCCGTTTCGAGACAACTGCGCCCGAACGGATATAG